A stretch of DNA from Sandaracinaceae bacterium:
GACTGGGCGGTGGCGCACCAGCGTTTCGGTGGCCCGTGGTCGCTCGCCCGGATGAGCTGGATCAAGCCGAACTTCCTCTGGATGATGTACCGCTGCGGGTGGGCCACGAAGGAAGACCAAGAGCGCGTGCTGGCCGTGCGCGTTGCTCGCGTGGGCTTCGATGCCGTCCTTGGCGGAGCGCTGGAGAGCAGCTTCCAGCCGGACGTGCACGGGCCCGACCGGGCTGCGTGGCTCGAGCGCGGCAGGTCCACCGAGGTCAGAATGCAGTGGGATCCCGACCACGCGCCGGACGGCAGCAAGGAAGAGCGGCGCGCCATCCAGCTCGGACTCCGCGGAGAGACGTTGCGACGGTTCGCGACGGAGTGGACGCGCGAGATCATCGACGTCACGCCGTTCGTCGTGGAGCAGCGCGAGCACCGGGGGGAGGGGGCGCGCCACAAGCTCCTCACCCCCGTGGAGCGCGTGTACGTGCCGCACGACGAGGCTCTGCAGCAGCGCCTACGGCTCGGATGGCTTGAAGGTTCGCTCCTCCGTTGCAGGACCCGCCCGCTCACCTGCAGAGGATGACAGCGTAGCGAGGCCCCGCCCCACCGACGGGAGTCCAGCCCGCTGGTATCGGAGTGGGGTCGTCGTTGACCAGGCGTGCGATGCACTCCCGGAAAGCGCCCGGTGCGCGAGGCTGCGCGTCTACGTGGGAGACCTGGACGACTTGGTTGGCAGAGCACGCGACCAGGATGCCGAGGGAGAAGGCGAAGGTGAGTTTGCTGCGCATGCCGCGAGCGTAACGCAGGGCCCCTCGCTGGACTTCAGCGGCGTTGCTGGGGCTCAGCCCGGTCGCCCGTTGCTCGAGAACGCCTATGGGTCCGTGGGGGGTGGGGCTCTCCTCAGTGCAGCTGGCGCGCTTCCGCATCGCCCCACACGCGGTGCTCCACCTTCTCGGGACCGCCCTCTTCCACAACCGTGCCCTCGGGTGCACCCAGCTCGCGCATCACGCGAAGGATGCAGGCCAGGCCGCGGTCGCGGTCGGTCACATCCACGTCGATGCCGCAGAACACGATGGACCCGTCGGCACCCAGCTGCGTGCCACCGCCGCTGACGCTGCCGAGCCCCTCGGCCGCGAGCGCCTCGTCGAGCGGGTCCTCGTAGAGCCGGCCGCGGTCGATGGGGCCGATGGCTCCGGGGATGCGCACATAGAAGAACTGCCCGCCACGCGTGCTTTGGGTTGGGGCCAACGCCATCAGCATGTGCCGCGCGTCGATGGGGGCGCCCACCGCCAGTCCGTCGTCCGCGTTCCAGAGCGACTCGCCCCACTCGCCGGCGATCAGCCTCTCGTACTCCTCCGGCTGGAGCAGTGTCCCACTCAGGTCGTTCCACCCTTCCAGGAAGTAGAAGCGCCTTGGGGACCGCGCCGCCTCGAGGCGCCGATTCACGGCGCGGGCGAGCCGCACCAGGCCAGCGCTGGCTTCTTCCTCCGAGGTCTCCGTCGGGTCCACCCTCCACAGCAGCTCACCGTCGAGGTGGACCTCGCGCTCACCTCTCGCCTTCCGAGATCACAGGGGCGAACGTCACCCCTTCGGCTCGAAGGATCTGCTGAAGCGTGGGCAAGAAGAAGTCCCAGCTGCCGTCGATCATCTCCTCCTGGTCGATGTGCACATACCGCGCCTCATCGAGGGGGTCGACGTCGTTCTCGCTCACCGCTGCGCGCTGCACGGCAGGGGCGGCCTCGCGACGCTTTCGCACGTACGCGAGCACCAACAACGCAAACACCGCCAGCAACAACCACGTGAACGGGCTCATGTCAGTTCTCCTCGCGCAGCTCAGAGAGCGCGCGCGTCTGCGAGCGTTCGGCGACTTCCAGTATCCTGATACCAGCTGCGGCCACCGCATCGGAGTCGTGTCCCTCGGCGGAGTAGGCCAACCGGAAGAGGCCAGACGGGAGCGGGTCGAACTTCTGCGCGTAGAAGTGAGTCATGCGCACCCCTTCGGAATCCGTCACCAGCAACTGGCTGAACATGGCGGGGTCAAGTGGCGTGACCTGCTCGGCTACGATGGTGAGCCCCCGCCGTTCGAACCCGACTCGGACCACCTCGGCCTGGTCTCTCGCGAATTCGGGGAGGTCGGCAGGCGCTGCGATTCCAGCCTGGAACCCCGCTGCCACGAACATCCCGTGGCTCGCACTAACGGCCTCGAGCATCAGCTCGTCCGACTGGCCGCAGAGACCGTCCCAATCTTCACCGGGCAGGAACACGCCCGCCACGTGGTCGTCGGGCAGCGGCAGGTAGACCATGGTGACGTCGTGCTCCGCCGAGTAGCGAGTCTGGCATCCGAGCAGGCGTTGCTCGGCGGGTGTGGGTTCCGAGGACTCCGCCTGCTCGGGAGGCGGTGACGTGGAGGACGCGCCTCCACAACCAGCGAGGCACAACAACAAGGCGAGCGCAGTCCGTTCCATCGGCGCAGGCTACATCACCTGCACGGTCGTTCGCATGCTGCGGTCCTATCGCTTGGCCAGAATGCCGCCGCCGCCCACTCCGGGTCGCGGGACCTCGGAGACCGTCATGGGACTCGACGGAGAGGGATGAAGTCGTCTGGAAGGATGGCCCTGGTCGGACGGATCGGGTGAGCCGCGATGTAGGCCGCTTCGGCCGCTCGAGCTGCCTCGCTGACGTTGGTGGCCTGGGCTGGTCCAGGCGGCATTGACGGATCCATCAGCCGTGCCACGAAGGCCTCGAGGTGGCCGGCCCGCTCGAGTGCGTCGGCCCAGGCGATCCACTCGACGTGCGGGTGCACGATCGACTCGCCCTCGCGATACGACTGCACCACGAAGCGGAGGACCTCGACGAGCGTCGGCGGCGTCAGCGCGTCCTCGGGAACCGGTCAAACCGCCCCACCACTTCCCAGTCCGTGCGCCCTGGCGTCATCACCACGGCCACGTCGTTCTCCATGATGACCACGTGCAGCCCGCGCGT
This window harbors:
- a CDS encoding DUF4291 domain-containing protein — its product is MLPVAPHLELRASWPSTGRHILAHYDDDSVVVYQAYNAAIADWAVAHQRFGGPWSLARMSWIKPNFLWMMYRCGWATKEDQERVLAVRVARVGFDAVLGGALESSFQPDVHGPDRAAWLERGRSTEVRMQWDPDHAPDGSKEERRAIQLGLRGETLRRFATEWTREIIDVTPFVVEQREHRGEGARHKLLTPVERVYVPHDEALQQRLRLGWLEGSLLRCRTRPLTCRG